A genomic segment from Spinacia oleracea cultivar Varoflay chromosome 3, BTI_SOV_V1, whole genome shotgun sequence encodes:
- the LOC110802509 gene encoding uncharacterized protein, giving the protein MNITCACSFDMKFTFVMVGWEGTTNDSRIFWETITNREQTKFPMPPVRKYYLIGPGYTNMPGFLSPYRGERYHLRDYMGATSPQGPEEIFNYTHSLQRNVIERCFGILKARFPILRDMPPYDLKRQKYIVLSCCVIHNFIKMCKDGDSLFIHYADENVELEDDETTPNESEELVTPSVSQSELRRMAEFQDLLAKRLRERQNPQ; this is encoded by the coding sequence ATGAACATAACGTGTGCTTGCTCATTTGACATGAAATTCACATTTGTGATGGTTGGATGGGAGGGAACGACAAATGATTCAAGAATTTTTTGGGAAACGATTACAAATAGAGAACAAACTAAGTTTCCTATGCCTCCTGTGAGGAAATATTATCTTATTGGCCCAGGGTACACAAATATGCCTGGATTTCTTTCACCGTATCGTGGAGAAAGATATCATTTGCGTGACTATATGGGAGCAACGAGCCCACAAGGCCCGGAGGAGATATTTAATTACACACATTCTTTACAGCGCAATGTAATTGAAAGATGTTTTGGAATATTGAAAGCTAGATTCCCCATTCTCAGAGATATGCCTCCGTATGATTTGAAAAGACAAAAGTACATAGTTTTGTCTTGCTGTGTTATCCACAATTTCATAAAAATGTGCAAGGATGGGGATTCCTTGTTTATACATTATGCGGATGAAAATGTCGAACTTGAAGATGATGAAACCACACCTAATGAATCTGAAGAACTAGTGACTCCTAGTGTTAGTCAAAGTGAACTTCGTCGAATGGCTGAGTTTCAAGATCTTCTAGCAAAACGATTGCGGGAAAGACAAAATCCACAATGA